A single genomic interval of Mangifera indica cultivar Alphonso chromosome 5, CATAS_Mindica_2.1, whole genome shotgun sequence harbors:
- the LOC123215791 gene encoding nucleolin 1-like isoform X2, which translates to MGKSSKKSTTKVDVPPVAAATKSAKKGVKREAEDAIEEKPVILKKQKGNDGLAQAVQKEKAQAKTTKKIKKEETSSSDKDSSDSEEEQKVSVVGKKGVNVAKPPVKDSSSEEDDSSSDEEPPKKPVTAKNGNISAPNKTSKVASSSSDSSDDSSDSDSDEKPPKKQAVAAQPDSSSDSSDDSDSDEDPKAKITPALAGAKNGGSAPPKKKDTSSGSSDEESDDSSDEDDFKAKVTPALAGAIYGGSAPPKKKDTSSDSSDEESDESSDEDEKSTKVVTAAAPKKIAESSDSSDEDTDDSSEEDEKAAVVKKGSVAAPKKKKKMDVDSSSEEESDDEPQKKKESSSDEDDSDDSDESEEEEEAKTPKKKDTDVEMVDADSKSRKKAPQTPITPKGQSTGPKTLFVGNLPFQVEQADIEHFFKDAGEVVDIRLASDVDGRFKGFGHVEFSTAEAANKALELNGQLLGNREVRLDLAREKGSYTTPYSSKEANSFKKGGKGQSQTIFIRGFDSSLGEDEIRSALENHFGSCGEVSRISIPQDYNTGGVKGIAYMDFTDSSSFNNALEMNGSELGGYYLVVEEARPRGDGSGSARGGGRSGGRSGGRSGGRDGGGRFGGRDGGGRFGGRGRGGGRGGGRGRGTASRPSMTAASTGKKTTFNDGD; encoded by the exons GTTGATGTTCCTCCTGTTGCAGCAGCTACAAAGTCTGCCAAGAAAG GTGTCAAGAGAGAAGCTGAAGATGCTATTGAGGAGAAACCGGTGATTTTGAAGAAGCAGAAAGGGAATGACGGGCTAGCACAGGCTGTTCAGAAGGAGAAAGCTCAAGCTAAGAcaactaagaaaataaaaaaagaggaaaCCAGTAGTTCAGATAAGGATTCTTCAGATTCCGAGGAAGAACAGAAG GTTAGCGTTGTGGGTAAGAAGGGAGTTAATGTTGCAAAACCCCCTGTTAAAGACTCTAGTAGTGAAGAGGATGATTCGTCTTCTGATGAA GAGCCCCCGAAGAAGCCAGTAACTGCCAAAAATGGCAATATTTCTGCCCCTAATAAGACAAGCAAGGTGGCTAGCAGCAGTTCAGATTCCTCTGATGATAGTTCTGATTCTGATTCTGATGAG AAACCTCCAAAGAAGCAGGCAGTTGCTGCCCAACCTGATAGTAGCTCAGATTCCTCAGATGATTCTGATTCTGATGAG GATCCTAAAGCCAAGATAACACCAGCATTGGCTGGAGCTAAAAATGGTGGTTCTGCTCCTCCAAAGAAGAAAGATACATCAAGTGGCAGTTCAGATGAGGAATCAGATGATAGCTCAGATGAGGAT gattttaaaGCCAAGGTAACACCAGCATTGGCTGGAGCTATATATGGTGGTTCTGCTCCTCCAAAGAAGAAGGATACATCAAGTGACAGTTCGGATGAGGAATCGGATGAAAGCTCAGATGAGGAT GAGAAATCCACCAAAGTGGTTACTGCTGCTGCACCCAAGAAAATTGCTGAATCAAGTGATAGCTCTGATGAGGATACTGATGATAGTAGTGAAGAAGATGAG AAAGCAGCTGTTGTGAAGAAAGGATCTGTTGCAGCTCCAAAGAAAAAG AAAAAGATGGATGTTGATAGTAGCTCTGAGGAGGAAAGCGATGATGAGCCTCAGAAGAAAAAG GAAAGCAGTAGTGATGAGGATGACTCAGATGATTCAGATGAAAgtgaggaggaagaagaagccaAGACTCCAAAAAAGAAG GACACTGATGTAGAAATGGTTGATGCTGATTCAAAATCTAGAAAGAAAGCT CCCCAAACTCCCATCACTCCTAAAGGTCAATCAACCGGCCCGAAAACATTGTTTGTCGGCAATCTACCTTTCCAAGTTGAACAAGCTGATAT AGAACATTTCTTTAAGGATGCTGGGGAGGTAGTTGATATCCGTTTGGCATCAGATGTTGATGGGAGATTTAAAGGCTTTGGACATGTTGAATTTTCTACAGCAGAAGCTGCAAATAAA GCTCTTGAGTTGAATGGTCAATTGTTGGGTAATCGTGAAGTTAGGCTTGATTTGGCTCGCGAAAAGGGCTCATACACTACACCTTATAGCAG TAAAGAAGCCAACTCATTCAAGAAGGGAGGGAAAGGTCAATCCCAAACAATATTTATCAGGGGTTTTGATTCATCACTTGGTGAAGATGAG ATCAGGAGTGCCCTGGAAAATCATTTTGGTTCGTGTGGAGAGGTGTCAAGGATTTCCATTCCTCAAGATTATAATACTGGTGGTGTTAAGGG GATTGCTTACATGGACTTCACAGATAGCAGTAGTTTCAACAATGCCCTAGAAATGAATGGATCTGAACTTGGTGGGTATTATTTGGTCGTGGAAGAGGCAAGACCAAGGGGTGATGGCTCAGGCAGTGCTCGTGGTGGCGGCCGCAGTGGTGGTAGAAGTGGTGGGAGAAGTGGTGGTAGAGATGGTGGTGGCCGTTTTGGCGGTAGAGATGGTGGTGGCCGTTTTGGTGGTAGAGGACGTGGAGGTGGCCGAGGTGGTGGTAGGGGACGTGGAACAGCTAGTAGGCCAAGCATGACTGCTGCTAGCACAG GGAAGAAGACAACCTTCAATGACGGGGATTAG
- the LOC123215791 gene encoding nucleolin 1-like isoform X3 has translation MGKSSKKSTTKVDVPPVAAATKSAKKGVKREAEDAIEEKPVILKKQKGNDGLAQAVQKEKAQAKTTKKIKKEETSSSDKDSSDSEEEQKVSVVGKKGVNVAKPPVKDSSSEEDDSSSDEEPPKKPVTAKNGNISAPNKTSKVASSSSDSSDDSSDSDSDEDPKAKITPALAGAKNGGSAPPKKKDTSSGSSDEESDDSSDEDDFKAKVTPALAGAIYGGSAPPKKKDTSSDSSDEESDESSDEDEKSTKVVTAAAPKKIAESSDSSDEDTDDSSEEDEKAAVVKKGSVAAPKKKKKMDVDSSSEEESDDEPQKKKSTVPVNNAKTVKKESSSDEDDSDDSDESEEEEEAKTPKKKDTDVEMVDADSKSRKKAPQTPITPKGQSTGPKTLFVGNLPFQVEQADIEHFFKDAGEVVDIRLASDVDGRFKGFGHVEFSTAEAANKALELNGQLLGNREVRLDLAREKGSYTTPYSSKEANSFKKGGKGQSQTIFIRGFDSSLGEDEIRSALENHFGSCGEVSRISIPQDYNTGGVKGIAYMDFTDSSSFNNALEMNGSELGGYYLVVEEARPRGDGSGSARGGGRSGGRSGGRSGGRDGGGRFGGRDGGGRFGGRGRGGGRGGGRGRGTASRPSMTAASTGKKTTFNDGD, from the exons GTTGATGTTCCTCCTGTTGCAGCAGCTACAAAGTCTGCCAAGAAAG GTGTCAAGAGAGAAGCTGAAGATGCTATTGAGGAGAAACCGGTGATTTTGAAGAAGCAGAAAGGGAATGACGGGCTAGCACAGGCTGTTCAGAAGGAGAAAGCTCAAGCTAAGAcaactaagaaaataaaaaaagaggaaaCCAGTAGTTCAGATAAGGATTCTTCAGATTCCGAGGAAGAACAGAAG GTTAGCGTTGTGGGTAAGAAGGGAGTTAATGTTGCAAAACCCCCTGTTAAAGACTCTAGTAGTGAAGAGGATGATTCGTCTTCTGATGAA GAGCCCCCGAAGAAGCCAGTAACTGCCAAAAATGGCAATATTTCTGCCCCTAATAAGACAAGCAAGGTGGCTAGCAGCAGTTCAGATTCCTCTGATGATAGTTCTGATTCTGATTCTGATGAG GATCCTAAAGCCAAGATAACACCAGCATTGGCTGGAGCTAAAAATGGTGGTTCTGCTCCTCCAAAGAAGAAAGATACATCAAGTGGCAGTTCAGATGAGGAATCAGATGATAGCTCAGATGAGGAT gattttaaaGCCAAGGTAACACCAGCATTGGCTGGAGCTATATATGGTGGTTCTGCTCCTCCAAAGAAGAAGGATACATCAAGTGACAGTTCGGATGAGGAATCGGATGAAAGCTCAGATGAGGAT GAGAAATCCACCAAAGTGGTTACTGCTGCTGCACCCAAGAAAATTGCTGAATCAAGTGATAGCTCTGATGAGGATACTGATGATAGTAGTGAAGAAGATGAG AAAGCAGCTGTTGTGAAGAAAGGATCTGTTGCAGCTCCAAAGAAAAAG AAAAAGATGGATGTTGATAGTAGCTCTGAGGAGGAAAGCGATGATGAGCCTCAGAAGAAAAAG TCCACTGTACCTGTAAATAATGCTAAAACTGTTAAAAAGGAAAGCAGTAGTGATGAGGATGACTCAGATGATTCAGATGAAAgtgaggaggaagaagaagccaAGACTCCAAAAAAGAAG GACACTGATGTAGAAATGGTTGATGCTGATTCAAAATCTAGAAAGAAAGCT CCCCAAACTCCCATCACTCCTAAAGGTCAATCAACCGGCCCGAAAACATTGTTTGTCGGCAATCTACCTTTCCAAGTTGAACAAGCTGATAT AGAACATTTCTTTAAGGATGCTGGGGAGGTAGTTGATATCCGTTTGGCATCAGATGTTGATGGGAGATTTAAAGGCTTTGGACATGTTGAATTTTCTACAGCAGAAGCTGCAAATAAA GCTCTTGAGTTGAATGGTCAATTGTTGGGTAATCGTGAAGTTAGGCTTGATTTGGCTCGCGAAAAGGGCTCATACACTACACCTTATAGCAG TAAAGAAGCCAACTCATTCAAGAAGGGAGGGAAAGGTCAATCCCAAACAATATTTATCAGGGGTTTTGATTCATCACTTGGTGAAGATGAG ATCAGGAGTGCCCTGGAAAATCATTTTGGTTCGTGTGGAGAGGTGTCAAGGATTTCCATTCCTCAAGATTATAATACTGGTGGTGTTAAGGG GATTGCTTACATGGACTTCACAGATAGCAGTAGTTTCAACAATGCCCTAGAAATGAATGGATCTGAACTTGGTGGGTATTATTTGGTCGTGGAAGAGGCAAGACCAAGGGGTGATGGCTCAGGCAGTGCTCGTGGTGGCGGCCGCAGTGGTGGTAGAAGTGGTGGGAGAAGTGGTGGTAGAGATGGTGGTGGCCGTTTTGGCGGTAGAGATGGTGGTGGCCGTTTTGGTGGTAGAGGACGTGGAGGTGGCCGAGGTGGTGGTAGGGGACGTGGAACAGCTAGTAGGCCAAGCATGACTGCTGCTAGCACAG GGAAGAAGACAACCTTCAATGACGGGGATTAG
- the LOC123215791 gene encoding nucleolin 1-like isoform X1 has translation MGKSSKKSTTKVDVPPVAAATKSAKKGVKREAEDAIEEKPVILKKQKGNDGLAQAVQKEKAQAKTTKKIKKEETSSSDKDSSDSEEEQKVSVVGKKGVNVAKPPVKDSSSEEDDSSSDEEPPKKPVTAKNGNISAPNKTSKVASSSSDSSDDSSDSDSDEKPPKKQAVAAQPDSSSDSSDDSDSDEDPKAKITPALAGAKNGGSAPPKKKDTSSGSSDEESDDSSDEDDFKAKVTPALAGAIYGGSAPPKKKDTSSDSSDEESDESSDEDEKSTKVVTAAAPKKIAESSDSSDEDTDDSSEEDEKAAVVKKGSVAAPKKKKKMDVDSSSEEESDDEPQKKKSTVPVNNAKTVKKESSSDEDDSDDSDESEEEEEAKTPKKKDTDVEMVDADSKSRKKAPQTPITPKGQSTGPKTLFVGNLPFQVEQADIEHFFKDAGEVVDIRLASDVDGRFKGFGHVEFSTAEAANKALELNGQLLGNREVRLDLAREKGSYTTPYSSKEANSFKKGGKGQSQTIFIRGFDSSLGEDEIRSALENHFGSCGEVSRISIPQDYNTGGVKGIAYMDFTDSSSFNNALEMNGSELGGYYLVVEEARPRGDGSGSARGGGRSGGRSGGRSGGRDGGGRFGGRDGGGRFGGRGRGGGRGGGRGRGTASRPSMTAASTGKKTTFNDGD, from the exons GTTGATGTTCCTCCTGTTGCAGCAGCTACAAAGTCTGCCAAGAAAG GTGTCAAGAGAGAAGCTGAAGATGCTATTGAGGAGAAACCGGTGATTTTGAAGAAGCAGAAAGGGAATGACGGGCTAGCACAGGCTGTTCAGAAGGAGAAAGCTCAAGCTAAGAcaactaagaaaataaaaaaagaggaaaCCAGTAGTTCAGATAAGGATTCTTCAGATTCCGAGGAAGAACAGAAG GTTAGCGTTGTGGGTAAGAAGGGAGTTAATGTTGCAAAACCCCCTGTTAAAGACTCTAGTAGTGAAGAGGATGATTCGTCTTCTGATGAA GAGCCCCCGAAGAAGCCAGTAACTGCCAAAAATGGCAATATTTCTGCCCCTAATAAGACAAGCAAGGTGGCTAGCAGCAGTTCAGATTCCTCTGATGATAGTTCTGATTCTGATTCTGATGAG AAACCTCCAAAGAAGCAGGCAGTTGCTGCCCAACCTGATAGTAGCTCAGATTCCTCAGATGATTCTGATTCTGATGAG GATCCTAAAGCCAAGATAACACCAGCATTGGCTGGAGCTAAAAATGGTGGTTCTGCTCCTCCAAAGAAGAAAGATACATCAAGTGGCAGTTCAGATGAGGAATCAGATGATAGCTCAGATGAGGAT gattttaaaGCCAAGGTAACACCAGCATTGGCTGGAGCTATATATGGTGGTTCTGCTCCTCCAAAGAAGAAGGATACATCAAGTGACAGTTCGGATGAGGAATCGGATGAAAGCTCAGATGAGGAT GAGAAATCCACCAAAGTGGTTACTGCTGCTGCACCCAAGAAAATTGCTGAATCAAGTGATAGCTCTGATGAGGATACTGATGATAGTAGTGAAGAAGATGAG AAAGCAGCTGTTGTGAAGAAAGGATCTGTTGCAGCTCCAAAGAAAAAG AAAAAGATGGATGTTGATAGTAGCTCTGAGGAGGAAAGCGATGATGAGCCTCAGAAGAAAAAG TCCACTGTACCTGTAAATAATGCTAAAACTGTTAAAAAGGAAAGCAGTAGTGATGAGGATGACTCAGATGATTCAGATGAAAgtgaggaggaagaagaagccaAGACTCCAAAAAAGAAG GACACTGATGTAGAAATGGTTGATGCTGATTCAAAATCTAGAAAGAAAGCT CCCCAAACTCCCATCACTCCTAAAGGTCAATCAACCGGCCCGAAAACATTGTTTGTCGGCAATCTACCTTTCCAAGTTGAACAAGCTGATAT AGAACATTTCTTTAAGGATGCTGGGGAGGTAGTTGATATCCGTTTGGCATCAGATGTTGATGGGAGATTTAAAGGCTTTGGACATGTTGAATTTTCTACAGCAGAAGCTGCAAATAAA GCTCTTGAGTTGAATGGTCAATTGTTGGGTAATCGTGAAGTTAGGCTTGATTTGGCTCGCGAAAAGGGCTCATACACTACACCTTATAGCAG TAAAGAAGCCAACTCATTCAAGAAGGGAGGGAAAGGTCAATCCCAAACAATATTTATCAGGGGTTTTGATTCATCACTTGGTGAAGATGAG ATCAGGAGTGCCCTGGAAAATCATTTTGGTTCGTGTGGAGAGGTGTCAAGGATTTCCATTCCTCAAGATTATAATACTGGTGGTGTTAAGGG GATTGCTTACATGGACTTCACAGATAGCAGTAGTTTCAACAATGCCCTAGAAATGAATGGATCTGAACTTGGTGGGTATTATTTGGTCGTGGAAGAGGCAAGACCAAGGGGTGATGGCTCAGGCAGTGCTCGTGGTGGCGGCCGCAGTGGTGGTAGAAGTGGTGGGAGAAGTGGTGGTAGAGATGGTGGTGGCCGTTTTGGCGGTAGAGATGGTGGTGGCCGTTTTGGTGGTAGAGGACGTGGAGGTGGCCGAGGTGGTGGTAGGGGACGTGGAACAGCTAGTAGGCCAAGCATGACTGCTGCTAGCACAG GGAAGAAGACAACCTTCAATGACGGGGATTAG
- the LOC123215791 gene encoding nucleolin 1-like isoform X4, producing MGKSSKKSTTKVDVPPVAAATKSAKKGVKREAEDAIEEKPVILKKQKGNDGLAQAVQKEKAQAKTTKKIKKEETSSSDKDSSDSEEEQKVSVVGKKGVNVAKPPVKDSSSEEDDSSSDEEPPKKPVTAKNGNISAPNKTSKVASSSSDSSDDSSDSDSDEKPPKKQAVAAQPDSSSDSSDDSDSDEDPKAKITPALAGAKNGGSAPPKKKDTSSGSSDEESDDSSDEDEKSTKVVTAAAPKKIAESSDSSDEDTDDSSEEDEKAAVVKKGSVAAPKKKKKMDVDSSSEEESDDEPQKKKSTVPVNNAKTVKKESSSDEDDSDDSDESEEEEEAKTPKKKDTDVEMVDADSKSRKKAPQTPITPKGQSTGPKTLFVGNLPFQVEQADIEHFFKDAGEVVDIRLASDVDGRFKGFGHVEFSTAEAANKALELNGQLLGNREVRLDLAREKGSYTTPYSSKEANSFKKGGKGQSQTIFIRGFDSSLGEDEIRSALENHFGSCGEVSRISIPQDYNTGGVKGIAYMDFTDSSSFNNALEMNGSELGGYYLVVEEARPRGDGSGSARGGGRSGGRSGGRSGGRDGGGRFGGRDGGGRFGGRGRGGGRGGGRGRGTASRPSMTAASTGKKTTFNDGD from the exons GTTGATGTTCCTCCTGTTGCAGCAGCTACAAAGTCTGCCAAGAAAG GTGTCAAGAGAGAAGCTGAAGATGCTATTGAGGAGAAACCGGTGATTTTGAAGAAGCAGAAAGGGAATGACGGGCTAGCACAGGCTGTTCAGAAGGAGAAAGCTCAAGCTAAGAcaactaagaaaataaaaaaagaggaaaCCAGTAGTTCAGATAAGGATTCTTCAGATTCCGAGGAAGAACAGAAG GTTAGCGTTGTGGGTAAGAAGGGAGTTAATGTTGCAAAACCCCCTGTTAAAGACTCTAGTAGTGAAGAGGATGATTCGTCTTCTGATGAA GAGCCCCCGAAGAAGCCAGTAACTGCCAAAAATGGCAATATTTCTGCCCCTAATAAGACAAGCAAGGTGGCTAGCAGCAGTTCAGATTCCTCTGATGATAGTTCTGATTCTGATTCTGATGAG AAACCTCCAAAGAAGCAGGCAGTTGCTGCCCAACCTGATAGTAGCTCAGATTCCTCAGATGATTCTGATTCTGATGAG GATCCTAAAGCCAAGATAACACCAGCATTGGCTGGAGCTAAAAATGGTGGTTCTGCTCCTCCAAAGAAGAAAGATACATCAAGTGGCAGTTCAGATGAGGAATCAGATGATAGCTCAGATGAGGAT GAGAAATCCACCAAAGTGGTTACTGCTGCTGCACCCAAGAAAATTGCTGAATCAAGTGATAGCTCTGATGAGGATACTGATGATAGTAGTGAAGAAGATGAG AAAGCAGCTGTTGTGAAGAAAGGATCTGTTGCAGCTCCAAAGAAAAAG AAAAAGATGGATGTTGATAGTAGCTCTGAGGAGGAAAGCGATGATGAGCCTCAGAAGAAAAAG TCCACTGTACCTGTAAATAATGCTAAAACTGTTAAAAAGGAAAGCAGTAGTGATGAGGATGACTCAGATGATTCAGATGAAAgtgaggaggaagaagaagccaAGACTCCAAAAAAGAAG GACACTGATGTAGAAATGGTTGATGCTGATTCAAAATCTAGAAAGAAAGCT CCCCAAACTCCCATCACTCCTAAAGGTCAATCAACCGGCCCGAAAACATTGTTTGTCGGCAATCTACCTTTCCAAGTTGAACAAGCTGATAT AGAACATTTCTTTAAGGATGCTGGGGAGGTAGTTGATATCCGTTTGGCATCAGATGTTGATGGGAGATTTAAAGGCTTTGGACATGTTGAATTTTCTACAGCAGAAGCTGCAAATAAA GCTCTTGAGTTGAATGGTCAATTGTTGGGTAATCGTGAAGTTAGGCTTGATTTGGCTCGCGAAAAGGGCTCATACACTACACCTTATAGCAG TAAAGAAGCCAACTCATTCAAGAAGGGAGGGAAAGGTCAATCCCAAACAATATTTATCAGGGGTTTTGATTCATCACTTGGTGAAGATGAG ATCAGGAGTGCCCTGGAAAATCATTTTGGTTCGTGTGGAGAGGTGTCAAGGATTTCCATTCCTCAAGATTATAATACTGGTGGTGTTAAGGG GATTGCTTACATGGACTTCACAGATAGCAGTAGTTTCAACAATGCCCTAGAAATGAATGGATCTGAACTTGGTGGGTATTATTTGGTCGTGGAAGAGGCAAGACCAAGGGGTGATGGCTCAGGCAGTGCTCGTGGTGGCGGCCGCAGTGGTGGTAGAAGTGGTGGGAGAAGTGGTGGTAGAGATGGTGGTGGCCGTTTTGGCGGTAGAGATGGTGGTGGCCGTTTTGGTGGTAGAGGACGTGGAGGTGGCCGAGGTGGTGGTAGGGGACGTGGAACAGCTAGTAGGCCAAGCATGACTGCTGCTAGCACAG GGAAGAAGACAACCTTCAATGACGGGGATTAG
- the LOC123215793 gene encoding LOW QUALITY PROTEIN: endoglucanase 5 (The sequence of the model RefSeq protein was modified relative to this genomic sequence to represent the inferred CDS: substituted 1 base at 1 genomic stop codon) encodes MTSLSVGICILLLCLIVFKAAIVEAYFNYDDALDKTLLFFEAQRSGKLPATQRVSWRGDSGLKDGFLQGVDLVGGYYDAGDHVKFGLPMAFSVTMLAWGSIEYRREITDLDQMGHALWAIRWGTDYFMKAHTQPNVLWGQVGDGDSDHYCWERAEDMTTPREAFKIDQYHPGSDLAGETAAALASASIAFKPYNSSYSNLLLVHAKQIFTFADRFRGLYDDSITSAHQFYTSSGSSDELLWAATWLYLATNEEYYLKYVVDNAAYMGGTGWAVKEFSWDNKYAGVQILLSKVLLEGRGGAYTSTLKKYQAKADYFACACVQKNAGYNVHLTPGGLMYVREWNNMQYASAAAFLAAVYSDYLSAANAKLTCPDGQIQPLELFNFAKSQADYILGKNPKSMSYLVGFGAKYPVHVHHRGASIPSIYTIRSPVGCVQGFESWYYRPQPNPNVIYGALVGGPNQNDNFSDDRSDYEESEPTISGSAPLIGLFSRLHDSLSKTKGKXYFFVNSNAGSYEETAVPNANTDAEVPVEFFHSITATWTVGETTYYRHRVIIKNKSQKPLTNLRLSIENLSGSLWGLSPTQEKNIYELPRWQKVLKAGSKCNFVYVQGGPQAKVSVLGYN; translated from the exons atgacGAGCTTAAGCGTTGGAATATGCATCTTGCTCCTTTGCCTAATTGTCTTCAAGGCAGCCATTGTAGAAGCTTACTTCAACTACGATGATGCCCTGGACAAGACCTTGTTGTTTTTCGAAGCGCAGAGGTCTGGTAAATTACCTGCCACCCAGAGAGTCAGTTGGCGTGGAGACTCTGGTCTCAAGGACGGGTTCCTTCAGGGG GTGGACTTGGTAGGAGGATACTATGATGCAGGAGACCACGTGAAGTTTGGACTGCCAATGGCTTTCAGTGTAACAATGCTTGCATGGGGAAGTATTGAATACAGGAGAGAGATCACTGATTTGGACCAGATGGGACATGCATTATGGGCCATCAGATGGGGAACTGATTACTTTATGAAAGCTCATACACAGCCTAATGTCCTTTGGGGACAg GTAGGAGATGGAGATTCTGATCACTATTGCTGGGAGCGTGCTGAAGACATGACGACTCCAAGGGAAGCTTTCAAAATTGATCAATATCATCCTGGTTCAGACCTGGCTGGTGAAACTGCGGCTGCATTGGCTTCTGCTTCCATTGCTTTCAAGCCTTACAACTCTTCCTACTCCAACCTCCTCCTGGTTCATGCGAAACAG ATTTTCACTTTTGCCGATCGGTTTAGAGGGTTATATGATGATTCTATCACAAGTGCCCATCAGTTCTATACTTCATCTGGTTCTTCG GATGAGTTGTTATGGGCTGCAACCTGGCTATACCTTGCAACAAACGAGGAGTATTACTTGAAGTATGTTGTGGATAACGCTGCGTACATGGGTGGAACTGGATGGGCAGTCAAAGAATTCTCTTGGGACAACAAATATGCTGGTGTACAGATCCTTCTTTCAAAg GTATTGTTGGAGGGAAGAGGTGGTGCGTATACTTCCACCCTGAAGAAATATCAGGCTAAAGCAGATTACTTTGCCTGTGCCTGTGTGCAGAAGAATGCTGGCTACAATGTCCACTTAACTCCTG GGGGCTTAATGTATGTGCGTGAATGGAACAATATGCAGTATGCCTCTGCTGCTGCATTTCTTGCTGCTGTTTATTCTGATTACCTCTCTGCTGCAAATGCCAAACTCACTTGCCCAGATGGCCAAATTCAACCTCTAGAGCTCTTCAATTTTGCAAAGTCACAG GCTGACTACATTCTTGGTAAAAATCCCAAGTCAATGAGCTACTTAGTTGGATTTGGAGCTAAATACCCAGTTCATGTTCACCATAGAGGTGCTTCCATTCCTTCTATATATACCATCCGCTCACCTGTTGGCTGTGTTCAAGGATTTGAGTCATGGTACTACCGGCCTCAGCCAAATCCCAATGTTATATATGGAGCACTTGTTGGCGGTCCTAATCAGAACGATAACTTCTCCGATGATCGGTCTGATTACGAAGAATCTGAGCCTACAATTTCTGGCTCTGCTCCACTTATAGGCCTATTCTCCAGGCTACACGATTCATTATCCAAAACCAAAGGTAAG TGATATTTCTTTGTAAATTCTAATGCAGGTTCCTATGAAGAGACAGCAGTACCAAACGCAAACACAGATGCAGAAGTTCCAGTTGAATTTTTTCACTCAATAACAGCAACATGGACAGTTGGTGAGACAACGTACTACAGACATAGGGTGATAATCAAGAACAAGTCTCAAAAGCCACTTACAAATCTTAGACTTAGCATTGAAAACTTATCAGGGTCTCTATGGGGACTCTCTCCAACCCAAGAAAAGAACATTTACGAACTCCCCAGATGGCAGAAAGTCTTGAAAGCTGGCTCCAAATGCAACTTTGTTTATGTTCAAGGAGGCCCACAAGCTAAGGTTTCTGTTCTGGGATACAATTAA
- the LOC123215792 gene encoding uncharacterized protein LOC123215792, which translates to MAFLFQKFQEGVKILANSLTFARDPRKLQFEADINRLFLYTSYNLLGRDADEADAEEIIKMASKASLADQQKQVQENIHYQIENFCISMNQILFPDKSKENQAVQSSKQSNSTLSFASGKSGSPADSPETMPLKRSEASQRLQDIIGYTLDLKPSLIPHKDAGQGLFLCGKAAVGAVIAIYPGIIYSPAYYQYIPGYPRVDAQNPYLITRYDGTVINAQPWGAGGETRELWDGLTLPEIRPNIEVTEKGSDQIQKLLSKPMESTQGGSGAELLERRNPLALAHFANHPARGMVPNVMICPYDFPLTEKDMRAYIPNITFGNEEEANTRRVGRLWFRWDGLSSNGSDTPVLKTLVLVATRALCDEEVLFNYRLSNSRRQPAWYTPVDEED; encoded by the exons ATGGCTTTtctatttcaaaaatttcaagag GGCGTGAAAATTCTTGCAAACAGTCTGACATTTGCTAGGGATCCAAGGAAGCTTCAATTTGAAGCTGACATAAATCGTCTCTTTTTATATACTAG CTATAATCTTTTGGGAAGGGACGCTGATGAGGCAGATGCTgaggaaattattaaaatggcTAGTAAAGCCTCTCTAGCTGATCAACAGAAGCAAGTACAAGAAAACATCCATTATCAAATTGAAAACTTCTGTATTTCTATGAATCAAATTCTTTTCCCCGATAAGTCAAAGGAAAATCAGGCAGTGCAGTCTTCTAAACAGTCAAATTCCACCCTCAGTTTTGCTTCTGGCAAGAGTGGCTCACCTGCTGACTCTCCTG AGACAATGCCATTAAAACGCTCTGAAGCATCACAGAGATTACAGGATATCATTGGCTACACACTTGATCTCAAACCATCTCTGATACCCCACAAGGATGCTGGCCAAGGTTTATTTTTATGTGGTAAAGCTGCTGTTGGTGCTGTAATAGCCATATATCCTGGTATAATATACTCCCCTGCTTATTACCAATATATTCCTGGATACCCAAGAGTTGATGCACAGAACCCCTATTTGATTACTAGATATGATGGAACTGTGATCAATGCCCAACCTTGGGGTGCTGGGGGTGAAACCCGTGAATTGTGGGATGGATTGACACTTCCTGAAATTAGACCAAATATAGAAGTGACTGAAAAAGGTTCAGACCAGATACAGAAACTGCTTAGTAAGCCAATGGAAAGTACACAAGGGGGGAGTGGGGCCGAGTTGTTGGAGAGGAGAAACCCGTTGGCTTTGGCACATTTTGCCAATCATCCGGCAAGGGGTATGGTCCCAAATGTCATGATTTGCCCTTATGACTTCCCATTGACCGAAAAAGACATGAGGGCCTATATTCCAAACATAACATTTGGAAATGAGGAGGAAGCAAATACGAGGAGAGTTGGTAGGCTTTGGTTCAGATGGGATGGTTTGAGTAGTAATGGGTCTGACACTCCAGTTTTGAAAACTCTTGTCTTGGTGGCTACTAGGGCACTTTGTGATGAAGAAGTGCTCTTTAACTACAGGTTGAGCAACTCCAGGAGACAGCCAGCATGGTATACTCCAGTGGATGAAGAGGACTGA